In Spiroplasma floricola 23-6, the DNA window TAAAAGAATTGGATCAATCATTTTTTCTTTGTCTTTAAACTTATTAATAAAAAAATCATAATATATATAGCCCATAACAATTATTAATATTGTTGTAGTAATTATACCAATAACAAATCCACCTTTAATTTTATTTACTTCAACTTTATTTGTTCTTCTATTATGAAGAACTGCAATCATTAAAATTAAATATACAATGAAAGCAAACATTACTGTACTGTTAGAAGAATAATCTGCAACAAGAAAATAATTTATTTCATGTGTTCCATTTGGATCAGATGCAAAACCAATTGATATAGAGATAATTAAAAATAAAGTATAGATAGAAAGAGTTATTGCCATTCCTATGTAACCTGCTTTGATATAACTGATTTTTTCACTTCTAGATTTAGTATAAATGAATCCTTCTTCCACAGCTGATTGAACTGTTTTTGGAATAAGTGTAGTATAACCATTTACAGTTGTTACTAAAGTACAAGCTATTATTATTTTAAAAATAAGTGCAGCTCAAGGAGATTTTATAAATAAATTATCAAAGAAATTAAATACATTACCATCTTCTGCTCCCAAAAATATAGCTACAGTAATAATTGTATAAAATAATGTAACTGCAATTATTGCTGAAAGCATTGCTGGGGGAACAACTTCTTTATGTTCACAATCTTTTTGCAATGTAGCTGCATATATAAATCCATCAAATGCAAATAATATAGGAACAATAGTTGCAAAAAAAGGACTGATTCCAAAACTATTAATAGTTGAATGCTCTGGATTAAATGAATTATTTGCAGAAGGATTAAGTATGAATAATGTAAAACCACCAATAACTACAGAAATTAAAGGAATGAATTTAACTATTGTAAATATACTTTGAATTATTCTACTTGGTTTATGTGTATAAATATTCATTAACGAGAAACTAACTAAAAGTAGTGTTGATAAAATTAATTTAATTATCATAAGTTCTACTCGTCCTATTTTTTCAACTAAGAAAATACCTGTTGTTGAATGATAAAAAATATCGATTCCATTAAAAAGAGTATTTATTGTAAAAAGAGCACCTAGCCCAGCTAAAATTGGAAGATACATGCATATATATAAAATAGAACACATAGATGCTGTTTTTCTATTTATAAATGTATTTGCTCAACTTTGTGCAGTTGAATGTCCTAACTTAGTTTTTGAAGAAGCTGCTTCAATGAAAGTAAGCATAATTAATGAACACAGCACACCTATAAATATTCAAACGCAAAGAGCTAGATATGGATTATTGCCAGCTTGTGACAAAACTCCGTTTTCACCAGCATTTTTTAAGTAAATCCCACTACCAACAACAATACCAAAAACCATTGAAAAAATAGTGAAAAACTCAAATGCTTTATTTTTTCTTTTATTTGATTTATTTACCTTTATCATTTTTAAGTTCCTTTCTATTTTTAAAATCTTCTAAACATTTTTGTCTGTCGTACTTAAATCAATTTTTAGGATTTATTCTAAAATAAAAATCATTTTCTTCAATATTATTTTTTGAAATAATAACTTCATTAATAATTCAAGCTATAGCAAGAATTATTACAAAAACTAATCACATTAAAGGAGCAACTAAATCATCTCCTTTAATAATTGGATTTAAAATATTGAAATAATGAATAAGAGCAAGCATAAGTATTAACATTGAACAAGAAAATACACCCGCAAAATAAGCACCTCTAATTTTTCGAATTTCAACTCTTTTTGTTTTTCTATTTCTTAGCATTTGTATTAAAATTGGTAAATTTAATAAATAAACTATTATTATTGTTGAATCAGATGATAAATAAGCTGTAAATAAGTAATCATTTTCTAAAAGTAAGCCAGAAGCAACAAAACTAATAAAAAATACTGAAACTATTGCCATTGCAATTCAACTAGATTTTACTTTTGATAATTCTGCTCCGTTTTTTGAATGAATAAATTTCTCTTCAATTGAAGCTCTTATAACTAATGGGTAAATTACACTATATGCATTAACCATTGTAAGTAACGTTATTGTTATTATTAAATTAAACGCAAAGTGAGCTCTAGGATCTACTTTTTCAAAAATATTTAATATGTTTCCATCACTTGCTCCCATAAAAATTGCAATAGTAATAACTATATAAAATACTGACACTGCAACTATTCCTGTCATCATTGCAGGAGCAACAACCTCTTTATGTTCACAATCTTTTTGTATTGCAGCTGAATCTAAAAATCCATCAAAAGCAAACATTATTGGAACCATGGTCATAAATATATTACTAAATTTAAAAGGCTTTACATTTTCAGGACTAAATGAACTTTCATTGCCCATTGCAAAGAAAGTAATTCCTGCTATAAGAACAGTTAGTAAAGGTATAAACTTTAGAAATGACAATACTGTTTGTAGTATCTTTCCTGGTTTTGAACTGTAAGTATTCATAATTTGAAATAAGAACAATACAATTGCAGATACAAGTATTTCAATAGTAACTCTAAGCTCATAAGACATTAATTGAGCTTGAGAATCTCCAGTTGAAAATTTATGAATAATATCTAAAGATTGAAAAAAGCTACTAGTTGTGAACAGAGCTCCTATTATTATTAATACAGGTAAGTAAATTAATGCATAAAGAATTGTAACAAGAGAGCCATATCTTCTTCCAACAAATCTTCCTGCTCATGCAGTTAGTGTATTGTGTTCACCTTTTTTTGTTGAGCTTGATATTTCAATAAAAGTCAACATCATCATACAACAAAAAACTGCAATTAAAGTTCAAATAGATATAGCAAGATATGGATTATCTCCTGCTTTTGCCAAAACTCCATTATCACCTGCATTTTTTAAATAAATTCCACTACCAACAACAATACCAAAAGTCATTGAAAATACAGAAAGAAACTCAAATATTTTATTTTTAGTTTTATTCTTTTTATTTACCTTTATCATATTTTTATACCCCGTTATATTTTTTCTTTAAGTGAAATAAAAGCATTTGAATATCTGCAGGATTTACTCCAGTTATTCTTGATGCTTGACCTATTGAATTTGGTCTAACTCTCTCAAGTTTTTGTCTTGCTTCAACAGCAATATTTTCAACTTTTGAATAATCTATATCTTTAGGTATTTGTTTATTTTCTAGTTTAATAAATTTATCAATTGTTTCATTTTCTTTTTTAATATAACCTTCAAATCTAATTAAAATTAGCAGTGTTTGAAGTTGTTGTTTTGATAGAGTATTTAATTCTTTAATGTACTTTTTAAAAATATTAATATCCACTTTAGGTTGTTTCAAAATTTCAAAAGCACTAAATCCTTGATTAAGATTTGCTTGATCTTTTTCTTTTAATTCTATGGCCAATTCACTTTTAGGACTGAACCTAATTTCTTTTAATAATTCTATTTGCTCATAAATTTCTTTTTCAAATTTTTGATGTTCATTTCATTCTTCTTCAGTTATTAGTCCAATTTCATAACCATATTTTTTTAATCTAATTTCTGAATTATCATTTCTTAAAGTTAATCTATTCTCTGCTCTACTGGTAAGAAGTCTATAAGGTTCAATTACACCTTTATTAATTAGATCATCAATCATAACTCCAATATATGACTCATTTCTTTTTAAAATTAATGGGTCTTTATTATCAATTTTTCTTACAGCATTTATTCCAGCAATTAATCCCTGGCCTGCAGCCTCTTCATAACCACTTGTTCCATTAATTTGACCAGCTAAAAATAGGTTTTCAACTAATTTTAATTCTAATGATAATTTTAATTGTTGAGGATCAACACAATCATATTCAATTGCATATGCTCACTTATCAACTATAACATTTTCAAAACCTGGTAAACTTCTTAACATTTTATCTTGAATTTCAATAGGCATTGAAGTTGAAAAACCTTGTACATAAAATGTATCAAGTGATTTTGATTCTGGTTCTAAAAATATTTGATGAGTTTCTTTTGTATTGAATCTCACAATTTTATCTTCAAAACTTGGACAATATCTTGGTCCTATAGATTCAATTTCTCCTGAATACATTGCAGATTTGTATAAGTTATCTTCGATTATTTTTTTTGTATCAGAAGTTGAATGAATTAAATAGCAAACTTCTTGATCTTCAAAAGGTACAAATTTTTTTGTAGAGAAAGAAAACGCTAGATTTTCATTTGTTCCTGGTTCAATAATTGCTTTTGATAAATCAATTGAGCTTTTTTTAACTCTTGGTGGTGTTCCAGTTTTAAATCTAAAAGTTTTTAAACCAAGTTTAACCAAAGTCTGACTTAAAGATTTTGTAGTAATTTCATCATTTGGTCCACTTTCATATTTTTCTTCACCTCTATAAATTAAAGATGACAAATATGTGCCTGTTGTTAAAACAACAGATTGACAAAATATTTCATTTCCATCCTCTAATAAAACAGATTTAACTTTATTTGTTGAATCCAAAGTTATATCCTTAACTATTCCTATATATAGTTCTAGATTTTTTTGATTCTCTACAACTTTTTGCATATATTTTGAATATTCAATTTTATCAGATTGAGCTCTTAAAGCTCAAATACCTGGTCCTCTTGATGAATTTAATAGTTTCATTTGCAAGGCAGTAGCATCTGCTGCTTTTCCCATTTCTCCACCTAATGAATCTATTTCTCTAACCACAATTCCTTTCGCAGGACCTCCAATTGATGGATTGCAAGGCATTGTTGCTATTTTATCTCTATATAAATTTACTAGAATTGTTTTTTTTCCTAGTCTTGCAGCTGCAAGTGCAGCTTCTACTCCAGCATGCCCTGCACCAACTACAACTATATCAGCTTGCATATGCATGCCTCCATTCTAAAAATTATTTTATTCTTTCAAATAAAACTAATTTATTTATAATTTTGTCATAATCAAAATTATCTTTTATATTATTAAAATTTATTAACTCTGGTTTTAATCCCATTTGTTCAATCATACCTGGATAAGTTTTTACTAAAATAGGTTTTAAAAGATAAGAAATAATTATAATGTTTTTTTGCAATACAGATAATACTTCCAAAAGTTCATCTGTTTTACCTTCTTTTTCTAATGCTCAGGGTTTTGAATCTTCAATGAATTTATTACATTCTTGACCTAAACGTAAAACAACTTGAGTTGCTTCAGACATATTATATACATCCATTAATTTTTTATATTCTTCAATTGTTTCAAAGCCTTTTTTAATTAATCAATGTTTTGAGATATCTATTTTAGGAAGTTGACCGTCAAAATATTTTATAATCATATTTGAAACTCTTGATATCAAATTTCCAAGATTATTTGCAAGATTATTATTAAATGATTCAACAAAAAGTTCATCTGTAAAACTTCCATCTTTATCTGTTGGTAAATTATTTATTATATAAAATCTTAATGCATCACTTGAATACTTTTTAATAATTTCAATTGGATCTAAAACATTTCCAATTGATTTAGACATTTTTTTATCTCCACTTAAAATTCATCCATGTGATAACAATTTATCTGGAGTTTTAAGTCCTAATGAATGCAACATTACAGGTCAATAAATTGAATGAAATCTTGTAATTTCTTTTCCAATTATTTGCAAAATTTCTGTATCTTTACTTCAGAATTTTTTTAATAAATCATCATTTTTAGACTTAAATCCCAATGCTGTAATGTAATTTGAAAGAGCATCAAGTCATACATAAATAACATGTTTTGGATTTTCATTAATCTGAATTCCTCAATTAAAGCTTACCCGTGTAACTGATAAATCTTCTAAATCATTGTTTATAAAATTATTTAACATTTCTTTTTTTCTTGGTTCAGGCTCTAAAAAATTGGTTTCAAATAATTCTTGCAGATATTTTTGAAACTTTGACACTCTTAACATATATGTTTCTTCTTCAAAATCTATAGCTTCTTTACCACAAATTGTATGATGAAATGTTTCATCCATTTGTTCTACTGTTAAAAATTCCTCACAACTTATGCAATACTTTCCTTTGTAAGTTGAAGGATAAATTAAATCTTTTTCTAATAAATCAGTAAATATTTCTTTTACAGCAAAAATATGATCTTCATCAGTTGTTCTGATAAAACGATCATAGTCAATATCTAAAATTTTTCACAAATCAATAAAATTTTTCACAATTTGATCAACGTATTTTTTTGGAGGTAAATTATTTTCCTTCGCCTTTTGTTCAATTTTTTGTCCATGCTCATCAGAACCTGTTAAAAAGAAAACTTTATATCCACTTTCTTTTTTATATCTAGCAACAACATCAGCTAATGTTGTTGTATATGCATGACCTATGTGCAGATTTCCACTTGGATAGTAAATTGGTGTAGTTACATAAAATGTTTTTTTCATAATTATTCTTCTATTGAAAGACTATATATACCTTTTAGTCCTCTGTAACTTTCATTATAAGTTAGTCCATATCCAACAATAAATACATCTTCTAATTTAAATAAAGATGTACTTTCTAGATGAACAGTTCTTTCTTTATTATTTTTTTCAATTAAGTTTAAAATTTGTACATTTGCTGGTTCTTCTTTTTTCACTAAATTATATAATTTTTCCAGTCTAGTTCCTTTGTTTAAAATATCGTTTGCAATTAAAACGTTTTTTCCTTTTAAAGTTTTCTTTAAACCTAAATCTATTAACAATTCTTCATTTTCGTTATATGTAGTTACAAATTGAATTGTTGCATCAATTGGTAACTCTCTAATTAAATCTGCTATAAAAATGAATGAAGTTGAAAGTTCTGCAACAATAATTAATTGTTGATCTTCATATCTCTTACCTATATCAGTTCCAGCTTTAGTAATTGCAGCTTTAATTTCCTCTTCTGTAATTAAAGTAATTAACTTTTGATTTTCCATGATTATTTCATCACCCTTCTAAAAATTTTTTCTACATTTCTTTTGAAAAAATTAATATCAAAAAGATCATTTAATTCTTTTTCCTCTGAAATAAAATTTTTAATTCCATTTTTAAGTAAAATTTCTTTGAAATCTTTTTTTGTTTTTTGACATTCCAAAGTACATTTTTGAATGAAATCATAAACTTCTTCTCTTGAAAAATTATATTTCATTAAAATATACGTAAGTATTCTTTGACTATAAAATATCCCTTTTTGTTCATTAATATGTAACTCGATTTTATCTTTATTTATTACCAAATCATTTATTGTTGAAGTCATTCTTTTTGATACATAAGTAATTATATTATAAATATCTGGAAAAACCAGTCTTTCATTGGAACTATGAGATATATCTCTTTCATGTCATAAAACATTATTTTCAAAAGCTATATTTACAAAAGATCTTGCATATCTAGATAAACCACAAATATTTTCAGAACTTATTGGGTTTTTTTTATGAGGCATTGAACTTGAACCTTTTTGTTTATCTCCAAAACCTTCACATATTTCTTGTACTTCACTTCTTTGAAAATGTCTTATTTCTGTAGCTATTTTTTCCAAAGTTGATGCAATATTTGCTATTACAGATATTAAAAAAGCGTGTCTATCTCTTTGAGTAACTTGAGTAGAAATATTGTCTAAATTTAAATCCATTGCATTTGCAACATATTCTTCAATTTCAATTTCTAAATTTGCATAATTACCCATTGATCCAGATACTTTAGCAACTTCTATTTGCTTTCTTGCTAAATTTAATCTCTCAATTTGTCTATTTATTTCATCAAATCATAGTAAAAATTTTAACCCAAGTGATGTAGGCTCTCCATACATCCCATGTGTTCTTCCCATTATAATTATTTCTTTTGTTTCTTGTGCTTTTTGCTTAATAGCTTCACTTAATTTAATTAGTACATTTTCTAAGATTTTATTTGATTCTTGAATCATTTTATTTTGAGCTGTATCAACAATATCTGTTGAAGTTAACCCAAGATGAATTCATTTTTTTTCTGATCCAAGATTTTCAGAAATCATTCTAGTGAATGCTACAACGTCATGTTTTGTTTCTTGTTCAATTTCAAGCATTCTTTTAAAATCTACTTTTGCTTTACTATTGATTTTATCTGCTTCTTGTTTTGGAATAACTCCCAACTCAACTCAAGCATTAACAACTTGCTTTTCAACTTCTAATCAAATATTTAATTTATTAGTATCTGATCAAATTTCTTCTATTTCTTTAATTGCATAACGTTCTATCATTTTTATTAACCTCCACTAAAAGATATTTTCAAGTATTATTGTTTGTTTTCTATCTGGTCCTACTGAAAAACCAACAACATTTACTTCACATATTTTTTCAATCATTTTTAAATATTTTTTTGCAGCGTCAGGTAATTGATCAAATGAAGTTACTTTTGTAATATCTTCCTTTCATCCTGGATTTTTCATATAAATTGGTTTACATTTTTCATATTTTTGATTTGTGCTTGGAACAATATCAATTTCACGCCCATCAATTTCATATTTAACACAAATGTTAATTTCTTCAACACCTGAAAGAACATCAAGTAATGTTATAAAAATTGAATCTATTCCTGATGTTCTAATTGCGTGTTTTAAAGCAACTGCATCTAACCATCCAACTCTTCGTGGTCTTTTTGTGTTTGAACCATATTCATTACCACGTTCTCTAATTCCATCTCCGATTGTATCTTTCATTTCTGTTGGAAAGGCACCTGCACCTACTCTTGTTGAATAAGCCTTAACAACTCCCATTGTTGAATCAATTAATTTATGACTAATTCCACTTCCTATTGAAGCGTTATTTGCTGAAGTATTTGAACTTGTAACATATGGATATGTTCCATGATCAATATCAAGCAAAGCACCTTGTGCTCCTTCAAATAAAACTTTTTTGCCTTCTTTAATAGCTGATTCAATGAAAACTTCAGTATTAGTTATCTTATCTTTAATTTCATTGTATGCTGAGATCAAATCATTATAAGTTTTTTCAAAATCTAATGGCTCTACATTAAACATATTTTTCAAAAACTTCATTTGATAATCAAAAACTGTTTTAAATCTCTCTTTAAAGTTTTCATCTCCCAATTCACCAAGTCTAATTCCTAATCTAGAAGCTTTGTCTTGATATGCTGGTCCAATTCCTCTTTTTGTTGTTCCAATCTTATTTTCTCCACGAGATTCTTCTTGTGCTTCATCAATCTTTATATGATAAGGTAAAATTAATTGAACTCTATCTGAAATTAATAAATTCCCATGTTCAATTCCACTTTTTTTAATAATTTCAAATTCTTTTACTAAGTTTATTAAATTTACTACACAACCATTTGCAATAATATTTGTAACTCTTTTATTAAAAATTCCTGAAGGAACTATTGTAACTTTATGTTTTTGTCCATTAAAGTTTATTACATGACCTGCATTATCTCCACCAGCAAATCTAACAACTATATCTGCTATTTGAGCAAAATAGTCTGTCATTTTTCCTTTTCCTTCATCTCCTCATTGAGATCCAACAACAACTAATGAATTATATTTTTTCATTTTTTCTCCTTAATTAAACTTGTTCATAATTTTATTTAAATCATTTTCTAAAATAAAATCTTCAACAAAGTTTGATATATTTTTAATTTTTTCTTTAATTAAATTTATTTCTTCAACATTCATTTTTGATAATACCCAATCAACGATTTTGTATTGACCTGGTGAACCTATTCCAATTTTTAATCTATTAAAATTTTCTGTTTTTAAATGACTTATAATATTTTTAATTCCATTATGACCTGCAGAGCTTCCATTGTTTTTAAATCTAATATTTGAAAATTCTAAGTCTTTATCATCATAAATTACAATAAAATCTTTAATATCAATTTTGTAGTAACTCATAATTGAGATAACTGCTTCTCCAGATAAATTCATAAATGTTTGTGGTTTTACAAATAAAACTTTTTCTCCTTTAATATTTGAAAAATAAATTTTAGATTTAAAATCTTCTGTTTGTTTTTGAAAACCATACTTTTCTAATAAAACATCAATTGCAATAAAACCCGCATTGTGTCTTGTACTAGAATAATTATTTCCTGGATTACCTAATCCCACAATTAAT includes these proteins:
- a CDS encoding APC family permease; translation: MIKVNKSNKRKNKAFEFFTIFSMVFGIVVGSGIYLKNAGENGVLSQAGNNPYLALCVWIFIGVLCSLIMLTFIEAASSKTKLGHSTAQSWANTFINRKTASMCSILYICMYLPILAGLGALFTINTLFNGIDIFYHSTTGIFLVEKIGRVELMIIKLILSTLLLVSFSLMNIYTHKPSRIIQSIFTIVKFIPLISVVIGGFTLFILNPSANNSFNPEHSTINSFGISPFFATIVPILFAFDGFIYAATLQKDCEHKEVVPPAMLSAIIAVTLFYTIITVAIFLGAEDGNVFNFFDNLFIKSPWAALIFKIIIACTLVTTVNGYTTLIPKTVQSAVEEGFIYTKSRSEKISYIKAGYIGMAITLSIYTLFLIISISIGFASDPNGTHEINYFLVADYSSNSTVMFAFIVYLILMIAVLHNRRTNKVEVNKIKGGFVIGIITTTILIIVMGYIYYDFFINKFKDKEKMIDPILLIFFSIIIEIVWIINECLLSKSNIDENDFYLRIQPRNWFKYNKEKEIEKYKTKINVK
- a CDS encoding APC family permease, coding for MIKVNKKNKTKNKIFEFLSVFSMTFGIVVGSGIYLKNAGDNGVLAKAGDNPYLAISIWTLIAVFCCMMMLTFIEISSSTKKGEHNTLTAWAGRFVGRRYGSLVTILYALIYLPVLIIIGALFTTSSFFQSLDIIHKFSTGDSQAQLMSYELRVTIEILVSAIVLFLFQIMNTYSSKPGKILQTVLSFLKFIPLLTVLIAGITFFAMGNESSFSPENVKPFKFSNIFMTMVPIMFAFDGFLDSAAIQKDCEHKEVVAPAMMTGIVAVSVFYIVITIAIFMGASDGNILNIFEKVDPRAHFAFNLIITITLLTMVNAYSVIYPLVIRASIEEKFIHSKNGAELSKVKSSWIAMAIVSVFFISFVASGLLLENDYLFTAYLSSDSTIIIVYLLNLPILIQMLRNRKTKRVEIRKIRGAYFAGVFSCSMLILMLALIHYFNILNPIIKGDDLVAPLMWLVFVIILAIAWIINEVIISKNNIEENDFYFRINPKNWFKYDRQKCLEDFKNRKELKNDKGK
- the mnmG gene encoding tRNA uridine-5-carboxymethylaminomethyl(34) synthesis enzyme MnmG — translated: MHMQADIVVVGAGHAGVEAALAAARLGKKTILVNLYRDKIATMPCNPSIGGPAKGIVVREIDSLGGEMGKAADATALQMKLLNSSRGPGIWALRAQSDKIEYSKYMQKVVENQKNLELYIGIVKDITLDSTNKVKSVLLEDGNEIFCQSVVLTTGTYLSSLIYRGEEKYESGPNDEITTKSLSQTLVKLGLKTFRFKTGTPPRVKKSSIDLSKAIIEPGTNENLAFSFSTKKFVPFEDQEVCYLIHSTSDTKKIIEDNLYKSAMYSGEIESIGPRYCPSFEDKIVRFNTKETHQIFLEPESKSLDTFYVQGFSTSMPIEIQDKMLRSLPGFENVIVDKWAYAIEYDCVDPQQLKLSLELKLVENLFLAGQINGTSGYEEAAGQGLIAGINAVRKIDNKDPLILKRNESYIGVMIDDLINKGVIEPYRLLTSRAENRLTLRNDNSEIRLKKYGYEIGLITEEEWNEHQKFEKEIYEQIELLKEIRFSPKSELAIELKEKDQANLNQGFSAFEILKQPKVDINIFKKYIKELNTLSKQQLQTLLILIRFEGYIKKENETIDKFIKLENKQIPKDIDYSKVENIAVEARQKLERVRPNSIGQASRITGVNPADIQMLLFHLKKKYNGV
- the metG gene encoding methionine--tRNA ligase — encoded protein: MKKTFYVTTPIYYPSGNLHIGHAYTTTLADVVARYKKESGYKVFFLTGSDEHGQKIEQKAKENNLPPKKYVDQIVKNFIDLWKILDIDYDRFIRTTDEDHIFAVKEIFTDLLEKDLIYPSTYKGKYCISCEEFLTVEQMDETFHHTICGKEAIDFEEETYMLRVSKFQKYLQELFETNFLEPEPRKKEMLNNFINNDLEDLSVTRVSFNWGIQINENPKHVIYVWLDALSNYITALGFKSKNDDLLKKFWSKDTEILQIIGKEITRFHSIYWPVMLHSLGLKTPDKLLSHGWILSGDKKMSKSIGNVLDPIEIIKKYSSDALRFYIINNLPTDKDGSFTDELFVESFNNNLANNLGNLISRVSNMIIKYFDGQLPKIDISKHWLIKKGFETIEEYKKLMDVYNMSEATQVVLRLGQECNKFIEDSKPWALEKEGKTDELLEVLSVLQKNIIIISYLLKPILVKTYPGMIEQMGLKPELINFNNIKDNFDYDKIINKLVLFERIK
- a CDS encoding phosphoribosyltransferase; this translates as MENQKLITLITEEEIKAAITKAGTDIGKRYEDQQLIIVAELSTSFIFIADLIRELPIDATIQFVTTYNENEELLIDLGLKKTLKGKNVLIANDILNKGTRLEKLYNLVKKEEPANVQILNLIEKNNKERTVHLESTSLFKLEDVFIVGYGLTYNESYRGLKGIYSLSIEE
- the purB gene encoding adenylosuccinate lyase encodes the protein MIERYAIKEIEEIWSDTNKLNIWLEVEKQVVNAWVELGVIPKQEADKINSKAKVDFKRMLEIEQETKHDVVAFTRMISENLGSEKKWIHLGLTSTDIVDTAQNKMIQESNKILENVLIKLSEAIKQKAQETKEIIIMGRTHGMYGEPTSLGLKFLLWFDEINRQIERLNLARKQIEVAKVSGSMGNYANLEIEIEEYVANAMDLNLDNISTQVTQRDRHAFLISVIANIASTLEKIATEIRHFQRSEVQEICEGFGDKQKGSSSMPHKKNPISSENICGLSRYARSFVNIAFENNVLWHERDISHSSNERLVFPDIYNIITYVSKRMTSTINDLVINKDKIELHINEQKGIFYSQRILTYILMKYNFSREEVYDFIQKCTLECQKTKKDFKEILLKNGIKNFISEEKELNDLFDINFFKRNVEKIFRRVMK
- a CDS encoding adenylosuccinate synthase, which codes for MKKYNSLVVVGSQWGDEGKGKMTDYFAQIADIVVRFAGGDNAGHVINFNGQKHKVTIVPSGIFNKRVTNIIANGCVVNLINLVKEFEIIKKSGIEHGNLLISDRVQLILPYHIKIDEAQEESRGENKIGTTKRGIGPAYQDKASRLGIRLGELGDENFKERFKTVFDYQMKFLKNMFNVEPLDFEKTYNDLISAYNEIKDKITNTEVFIESAIKEGKKVLFEGAQGALLDIDHGTYPYVTSSNTSANNASIGSGISHKLIDSTMGVVKAYSTRVGAGAFPTEMKDTIGDGIRERGNEYGSNTKRPRRVGWLDAVALKHAIRTSGIDSIFITLLDVLSGVEEINICVKYEIDGREIDIVPSTNQKYEKCKPIYMKNPGWKEDITKVTSFDQLPDAAKKYLKMIEKICEVNVVGFSVGPDRKQTIILENIF
- the pth gene encoding aminoacyl-tRNA hydrolase: MSKLIVGLGNPGNNYSSTRHNAGFIAIDVLLEKYGFQKQTEDFKSKIYFSNIKGEKVLFVKPQTFMNLSGEAVISIMSYYKIDIKDFIVIYDDKDLEFSNIRFKNNGSSAGHNGIKNIISHLKTENFNRLKIGIGSPGQYKIVDWVLSKMNVEEINLIKEKIKNISNFVEDFILENDLNKIMNKFN